A stretch of the Acyrthosiphon pisum isolate AL4f chromosome A2, pea_aphid_22Mar2018_4r6ur, whole genome shotgun sequence genome encodes the following:
- the LOC100163091 gene encoding nicotinate phosphoribosyltransferase isoform X2 has product MSVDESNNVHTRLQVHNCVVQPLLTDLYQITMAYAYWKSEKTSDTAVFDLFFRQNPFQGEFTIFGGLEECLRFLENFNYSDSDIEYLKTTLPPTIEQSFFVYLKELTAKDVKLYAIDEGSVVFPRVPLIRVEGPLIVVQLLETTLLTLVNFSSLMATNAARYRMAAGDNVSLLEFGLRRAQGPDGGLSASKYAYIGGFDGTSNLLAGKMFNIPVKGTHAHAYITSFSNPSELKTKTLINLNNGKEQDLIDLTLSWRTTLSNLLHISESQASDGELAALVSFAIAFPEGFVALIDTYDVNKSGILNFCAVALALNDLGYKAIGVRIDSGDLAYLSNKSRETFVKIAKEYNIPWFANLTIIASNDINEETIWSLNDQKHSIDCFGIGTHLVTCQRQPALGCVYKLVEVNGTPRIKLSQDGSKITMPGKKDAFRLYGADGFALIDLLKKSVEDPPIAKTKLLCRHPFDQKKRAFVVPSEIKPLYKVYWENGHIMQRLPELKEVREHVKESLRTIRPDIKRNLNPTPYKVSVSDDLYEFMHELWMRNTPIGELS; this is encoded by the exons ATGAGTGTCGACGAAAGCAATAATGTCCATACGCGACTTCAGGTCCACAACTGTGTTGTGCAGCCTTTACTCACAG atttatatcaaattacaatGGCTTATGCATATTGGAAATCAGAAAAAACATCCGATACAGCtgtatttgatttgttttttcgtCAGAATCCATTTCAAGGCGAGTTTACCATATTTGGTGGATTGGAGGAATGCTTaagatttttggaaaatttcaaTTACTCTGACAGTG ATATTGAGTACTTAAAAACGACACTGCCACCTACAATTGaacaatcattttttgtatatttaaaggAACTAACTGCTAAAGATGTAAAATTATATGCTATTGATGAAGGTTCAGTTGTGTTTCCAAG agtGCCTTTAATTCGAGTCGAAGGACCTTTAATTGTTGTTCAACTTCTAGAAACAACTTTATTAACATTGGTCAACTTCTCTAG tttAATGGCAACAAATGCCGCTCGATACAGAATGGCAGCAGGTGATAATGTATCATTATTAGAATTTGGCTTAAGGCGAGCCCAAGGTCCTGATGGTGGTTTGTCTGCTTCTAAGTATGCATACATTG GAGGATTTGATGGAACAAGTAATTTACTTGCtggaaaaatgttcaatataccAGTTAAAGGAACTCATGCTCATGCATATATAACATCATTTTCTAATCCTAGTGAATTGAAAACCaag actctaattaatttgaataatggCAAAGAACAAGATTTGATCGACTTGACTTTATCATGGCGTACTACATTATCAAACCTTTTACACATATCTGAAAGCCAAGCATCTGACGGAGAACTTGCTGCTCTTGTTTCATTTGCAATTGCATTTCCAGAAGGTTTTGTTGCACTCATAGACACTTACGATGTAAACAA aagcggAATTTTGAATTTCTGTGCTGTAGCCCTAGCATTAAATGATCTTGGATACAAAGCTATTGGTGTTAGAATCGACAGTGGTGATTTAGCCTATTTGTCTAACAAATCTCGTGAAACTTTTGTTAAAATTGCAAAAga gtataatataccttgGTTTgctaatttaacaataatcgCATCAAATGATATCAATGAAGAAACTATTTGGAGTTTAAATGATCAAAAGCATAGTATTGACTGTTTTGGAATCGGAACACATCTAG tTACGTGCCAAAGACAACCAGCTCTGGGTTGTGTGTATAAATTAGTCGAAGTCAATGGTACACCACGAATTAAATTAAGTCAAGATGGTAGCAAAATTACAATGCCTGGTAAAAAGGATGCCTTTCGGTTGTATGGTGCAGATG gATTTGCCTTGATAGACTTATTGAAAAAGTCTGTTGAAGATCCACCAATAGCTAAAACAAAACTTCTTTGCAGACATCCGTTTGATCAAAAGAAACGAGCATTTGTTGTACCATCAGAAATAAAACCTTTATACAAA GTTTATTGGGAAAATGGACATATAATGCAACGACTACCAGAGTTAAAAGAAGTCAGAGAACATGTCAAAGAATCTTTAAGAACAATACGCCCTGACATTAAAAGAAATCTGAATCCTACTCCTTATAAA gtatctgTGTCAGATGATCTTTATGAGTTTATGCATGAACTATGGATGCGAAACACTCCAATCGGAGAGTTGTCTTGA
- the LOC100165171 gene encoding adenylyl cyclase-associated protein 1, giving the protein MSVQGFEDLINGPLTTFVQLSNQIGGDVATQAALVLSAFQAEFQFIKYASEHSAPSDSEKQKLLLPTSTKIQEIQTLREKNRGSPFFNHLSAISESIPALGWVAVSPTPAPYVKESNDTGQFYTNRVLKEWKEKNKTHVEWARTWVQLLVDLQAYVKQHHTTGLVWAKAGTKPSGGPPPPPPPCGLPPMDDLCLAPSDPDATNRSALFAEINRGTDVTKSLKKVSPDMQTHKNPSMRASGPAPAVIGNSSGVSAPKPAVEKPPVFARDGKKWLVENQKNNTNLVVDGAEMNNVVYIFKCVNSTITVKNKINSIVMDSCKKSSVVFESLVSSAEFINCQSVQMQVLGKVPTITIDKTDGCQMYLSKDSLTTEIVTSKSSELNVMVPKADGDYSEYPIPEQFKTTIGPKGLNTVVIEASG; this is encoded by the exons ATGAGTGTACAAGGGTTTGAGGATCTAATTAATGGTCCTTTGACCACTTTTGTCCAATTATCCAATCAAATTGGTGGTGATGTAGCCACTCAGGCTGCACTTGTTCTTAGCGCTTTTCA agcTGAGTTTCAATTCATCAAATATGCCAGTGAACATAGTGCACCAAGTGACAGTGAAAAGCAAAAGCTATTACTTCCTACAAGTACTAAAATCCAAGAGATCCAAACACTAAGAGAGAAAAATCGTGGGTCTCCATTTTTCAATCATCTCAGTGCCATCAGTGAAAGTATACCTGCATTAGGTTGGGTTGCTGTG tctCCTACCCCGGCTCCTTACGTTAAAGAAAGCAACGATACTGGTCAATTTTACACAAATCGTGTGCTTAAAGAATGGAAAGAAAA GAACAAAACTCATGTTGAGTGGGCAAGAACTTGGGTCCAACTTTTAGTTGATCTTCAAGCATATGTCAAACAACACCATACAACTGGATTGGTTTGGGCAAAAGCTGGAACAAAACCATCCGGGGGTCCACCACCCCCACCACCGCCATGTGGATTGCCACCAATGGATGATTTATGTTTAGCCCCTTCTGATCCAGATGCTACTAACCGTTCAGCCTTATTTGCAGAAATCAATCGTGGTACTGATGTCACTAAAA GCTTGAAAAAAGTATCTCCTGATATGCAAACCCACAAAAATCCCAGTATGAGAGCGAGTGGACCAGCCCCTGCTGTAATTGGTAATTCATCAGGTGTGTCAGCACCTAAACCAGCAGTTGAAAAACCTCCGGTGTTTGCTCGTGATGGTAAAAAGTGGCTTGTCGAAAACCAAAAGAACAATACTAATCTTGTGGTTGATGGTGCTGAAATGAATAATGTAGTTTACATATTTAAGTGTGTAAATTCCACGATcacagtgaaaaacaaaatcaattcaATCGTTATGGATTCTTGTAAAAAATCATCTGTGGTATTTGAATCATTAGTCTCATCTGCTGAGTTTATTAATTGTCAGTCAGTTCAAATGCAAGTATTGGGTAAAGTGCCAACAATTACTATCGACAAAACAGATGGCTGCCAAATGTATTTAAGCAAGGATTCTTTGACTACTGAAATTGTTACATCCAAATCATCTGAATTGAACGTAATGGTTCCTAAGGCAGATGGAGATTATTCTGAATATCCAATACCTGAACAATTTAAGACAACAATTGGACCAAAAGGTCTTAATACTGTTGTTATTGAAGCTTCTgggtaa
- the LOC100163091 gene encoding nicotinate phosphoribosyltransferase isoform X1: MSVDESNNVHTRLQVHNCVVQPLLTDLYQITMAYAYWKSEKTSDTAVFDLFFRQNPFQGEFTIFGGLEECLRFLENFNYSDSDIEYLKTTLPPTIEQSFFVYLKELTAKDVKLYAIDEGSVVFPRVPLIRVEGPLIVVQLLETTLLTLVNFSSLMATNAARYRMAAGDNVSLLEFGLRRAQGPDGGLSASKYAYIGGFDGTSNLLAGKMFNIPVKGTHAHAYITSFSNPSELKTKTLINLNNGKEQDLIDLTLSWRTTLSNLLHISESQASDGELAALVSFAIAFPEGFVALIDTYDVNKWHFLGPKELPVISSFGSGILNFCAVALALNDLGYKAIGVRIDSGDLAYLSNKSRETFVKIAKEYNIPWFANLTIIASNDINEETIWSLNDQKHSIDCFGIGTHLVTCQRQPALGCVYKLVEVNGTPRIKLSQDGSKITMPGKKDAFRLYGADGFALIDLLKKSVEDPPIAKTKLLCRHPFDQKKRAFVVPSEIKPLYKVYWENGHIMQRLPELKEVREHVKESLRTIRPDIKRNLNPTPYKVSVSDDLYEFMHELWMRNTPIGELS, translated from the exons ATGAGTGTCGACGAAAGCAATAATGTCCATACGCGACTTCAGGTCCACAACTGTGTTGTGCAGCCTTTACTCACAG atttatatcaaattacaatGGCTTATGCATATTGGAAATCAGAAAAAACATCCGATACAGCtgtatttgatttgttttttcgtCAGAATCCATTTCAAGGCGAGTTTACCATATTTGGTGGATTGGAGGAATGCTTaagatttttggaaaatttcaaTTACTCTGACAGTG ATATTGAGTACTTAAAAACGACACTGCCACCTACAATTGaacaatcattttttgtatatttaaaggAACTAACTGCTAAAGATGTAAAATTATATGCTATTGATGAAGGTTCAGTTGTGTTTCCAAG agtGCCTTTAATTCGAGTCGAAGGACCTTTAATTGTTGTTCAACTTCTAGAAACAACTTTATTAACATTGGTCAACTTCTCTAG tttAATGGCAACAAATGCCGCTCGATACAGAATGGCAGCAGGTGATAATGTATCATTATTAGAATTTGGCTTAAGGCGAGCCCAAGGTCCTGATGGTGGTTTGTCTGCTTCTAAGTATGCATACATTG GAGGATTTGATGGAACAAGTAATTTACTTGCtggaaaaatgttcaatataccAGTTAAAGGAACTCATGCTCATGCATATATAACATCATTTTCTAATCCTAGTGAATTGAAAACCaag actctaattaatttgaataatggCAAAGAACAAGATTTGATCGACTTGACTTTATCATGGCGTACTACATTATCAAACCTTTTACACATATCTGAAAGCCAAGCATCTGACGGAGAACTTGCTGCTCTTGTTTCATTTGCAATTGCATTTCCAGAAGGTTTTGTTGCACTCATAGACACTTACGATGTAAACAA GTGGCATTTCTTAGGACCAAAAGAACTACCTGTCATTTCAAGTTTTGG aagcggAATTTTGAATTTCTGTGCTGTAGCCCTAGCATTAAATGATCTTGGATACAAAGCTATTGGTGTTAGAATCGACAGTGGTGATTTAGCCTATTTGTCTAACAAATCTCGTGAAACTTTTGTTAAAATTGCAAAAga gtataatataccttgGTTTgctaatttaacaataatcgCATCAAATGATATCAATGAAGAAACTATTTGGAGTTTAAATGATCAAAAGCATAGTATTGACTGTTTTGGAATCGGAACACATCTAG tTACGTGCCAAAGACAACCAGCTCTGGGTTGTGTGTATAAATTAGTCGAAGTCAATGGTACACCACGAATTAAATTAAGTCAAGATGGTAGCAAAATTACAATGCCTGGTAAAAAGGATGCCTTTCGGTTGTATGGTGCAGATG gATTTGCCTTGATAGACTTATTGAAAAAGTCTGTTGAAGATCCACCAATAGCTAAAACAAAACTTCTTTGCAGACATCCGTTTGATCAAAAGAAACGAGCATTTGTTGTACCATCAGAAATAAAACCTTTATACAAA GTTTATTGGGAAAATGGACATATAATGCAACGACTACCAGAGTTAAAAGAAGTCAGAGAACATGTCAAAGAATCTTTAAGAACAATACGCCCTGACATTAAAAGAAATCTGAATCCTACTCCTTATAAA gtatctgTGTCAGATGATCTTTATGAGTTTATGCATGAACTATGGATGCGAAACACTCCAATCGGAGAGTTGTCTTGA